A region of Nostoc sp. 'Peltigera membranacea cyanobiont' N6 DNA encodes the following proteins:
- the pstA gene encoding phosphate ABC transporter permease PstA, whose protein sequence is MTSSFPERSLIRAPMSQRTLFNTVMTVAAFICGVLALVPLLAVLSYVIIQGFSSLNPSIFFELPPKALQKGGGFGNAILGTLLMVGIAAVISIPFGILAAIYITEFSSANVARWVRFAANVLSGVPSIIAGVFAYGIVVLTLVKLNLGSYSALGGGFALAILMLPIIVRTTDEALQLVSQDLRQASVGLGATNFQTVSQVVLPAALPAIVTGATLAIARASGETAPLLFTALFSNFWPGSLFEPTASLAVLVYKYAISPFKNWQSLAWAASLILVLMVLITSIIARWATRKKA, encoded by the coding sequence ATGACTTCTAGTTTTCCAGAGCGCAGTTTAATTCGCGCTCCCATGTCTCAAAGGACACTGTTTAATACTGTAATGACTGTGGCTGCATTTATCTGTGGAGTATTGGCTCTTGTGCCTTTGCTAGCAGTCCTTTCTTACGTCATTATTCAAGGTTTTAGCAGTTTGAATCCTAGCATCTTTTTTGAACTGCCACCCAAAGCTTTACAAAAGGGAGGGGGCTTTGGTAATGCAATCTTGGGCACACTATTAATGGTAGGAATTGCTGCCGTGATTAGTATCCCATTTGGGATTTTAGCGGCAATTTACATCACAGAATTTAGCTCGGCTAATGTTGCAAGATGGGTACGTTTTGCAGCTAACGTCTTGAGTGGAGTCCCCTCAATCATTGCTGGGGTATTTGCATACGGGATTGTGGTTTTGACACTGGTTAAGTTAAACTTAGGATCGTATTCTGCTCTCGGTGGAGGGTTTGCGCTGGCAATTTTGATGTTGCCAATTATTGTCCGAACCACTGATGAAGCCTTGCAGTTAGTATCGCAAGATTTGCGGCAAGCATCTGTAGGGTTAGGAGCAACAAACTTTCAAACAGTAAGTCAAGTAGTTTTGCCAGCAGCTTTACCTGCAATTGTAACTGGGGCAACGCTAGCGATCGCCAGAGCATCTGGAGAAACCGCACCTTTACTATTTACCGCCCTGTTTTCCAATTTTTGGCCTGGTAGCTTATTTGAACCCACAGCTTCCCTTGCTGTTTTGGTTTACAAATATGCTATTTCTCCCTTTAAAAATTGGCAATCACTAGCTTGGGCAGCATCTTTGATTTTAGTCTTGATGGTTCTAATCACAAGTATCATCGCTCGCTGGGCAACTCGCAAGAAAGCTTAG
- the pstB gene encoding phosphate ABC transporter ATP-binding protein PstB: MATNVSTVNDTQTVLRTENLNVYYGKFLALQNIWLDIPKNQVTAFIGPSGCGKSTLLRCYNRLNDLIESFRAEGKILFYDKNLYASDIDPVEVRRRIGMVFQRPNPFPKSIYDNIAFGAKINGYKGNMDELVERSLRQAALWDEVKDKLRQSGSSLSGGQQQRLCIARAIAVQPEIILMDEPCSALDPISTLRVEELIHQLKEQYTIVIVTHNMQQAARVSDKTAFFNVKTTENGGRNGYMVEYEATELIFNNPQQQDTKDYVSGRFG; encoded by the coding sequence ATGGCTACCAATGTTAGCACAGTGAATGATACTCAAACCGTTTTACGCACCGAAAACCTCAACGTTTACTACGGCAAATTTCTAGCCTTGCAGAATATTTGGCTAGATATACCAAAAAATCAGGTGACAGCCTTTATCGGCCCTTCTGGTTGTGGTAAAAGTACGTTGCTGCGATGCTATAACCGCCTCAATGACCTGATTGAGTCATTTCGGGCAGAAGGTAAAATACTTTTTTACGATAAAAATTTGTATGCATCCGACATCGATCCTGTAGAAGTGCGTCGGAGAATTGGGATGGTGTTTCAAAGACCAAACCCATTTCCAAAATCAATTTATGACAACATTGCTTTTGGAGCCAAAATCAATGGCTACAAAGGTAATATGGATGAATTAGTAGAACGGAGTTTGCGGCAAGCGGCTTTGTGGGACGAAGTAAAAGATAAACTGCGACAAAGTGGTTCCTCTCTATCTGGTGGACAACAACAAAGATTATGTATTGCTCGTGCGATCGCAGTCCAACCTGAAATTATCTTAATGGATGAACCTTGCTCCGCTCTCGATCCCATTTCCACGTTGCGGGTTGAAGAACTCATTCACCAACTTAAAGAGCAATATACCATTGTTATCGTTACCCATAATATGCAGCAAGCAGCGCGGGTTTCTGACAAGACAGCCTTTTTTAATGTCAAAACTACTGAAAATGGAGGTCGTAACGGCTACATGGTAGAGTACGAAGCAACAGAACTAATTTTCAACAATCCTCAGCAGCAAGATACCAAAGATTACGTTAGCGGCAGGTTTGGATAA